From a single Apium graveolens cultivar Ventura chromosome 2, ASM990537v1, whole genome shotgun sequence genomic region:
- the LOC141706915 gene encoding temperature-induced lipocalin-1-like: protein MANKDMEVVKGLDLERYMGRWYEIASFPSFFQPRNGENTRATYTLNGDGTVHVLNETWSSGKRDSIEGSAYKADPSSDEAKLKVKFYVPPFLPVIPVVGDYWVLYIDQDYHHVLVGVPNRKSLWILCRDTHIDEETYKSLLQKAEAEGYDVSKLHKTPQADPPPASDENPTDKGIWWIKSLFGK, encoded by the exons ATGGCAAACAAAGATATGGAAGTAGTGAAAGGCTTGGACTTGGAAAGGTACATGGGAAGGTGGTACGAAATAGCTTCATTCCCTTCATTTTTTCAGCCAAGGAATGGTGAGAATACCAGAGCTACTTACACTCTGAACGGAGATGGTACTGTCCATGTTCTGAATGAGACTTGGAGTTCTGGGAAGAGAGATTCTATTGAAGGAAGTGCTTACAAAGCTGACCCTTCAAGTGATGAGGCCAAGCTCAAAGTCAAGTTCTATGTTCCGCCTTTCCTTCCCGTCATTCCTGTTGTTGGAGATTACTGGGTTTTGTATATTGATCAGGATTATCACCATGTTCTTGTTGGTGTACCCAACAGGAAATCTCTTTGG ATACTGTGCAGGGACACTCATATTGATGAAGAAACCTACAAGAGTCTTTTGCAAAAGGCTGAAGCTGAAGGTTATGATGTGAGCAAGCTTCATAAGACACCGCAAGCTGATCCTCCACCGGCGAGCGATGAAAACCCAACAGACAAAGGCATTTGGTGGATCAAATCCCTCTTCGGTAAATAG